One window of the Nodosilinea sp. PGN35 genome contains the following:
- a CDS encoding aminotransferase class I/II-fold pyridoxal phosphate-dependent enzyme, with product MLDQSQTPLLSALQISSQRVHAPFYAPGHKRGQGASPRLKELLGAAALAADLPELPELDNLFAPEGVILEAQELAAAVFGAEQTYFLANGSTCGIEAAILATVGPGEKIIVPRNAHRSVIAGLVLAGAMPVFVAPEYSADLGLVLGVKAEAIAAALAAHPDCRAVLLVSPTYHGVCSDIGAIAALTHAHGIPLLVDEAHGPHFAFHPDLPTPVLALGADLVVQSTHKVLGALSQAAMLHIRGNRIDRARLQAALQLTQSTSPNALLLASLDAARHQMATEGKALLTGTLALAHQVRVDLAAIPGLRVIDKSAVTAFSSVSDLDLTRLTVEVSGLGITGLEADEMLHAELGVTVELPELRHLTLIVSLGNTAADMQRCIAGFQSLAARCAGRQSSPDAWHHPTVPEYGPLFTLPVMSPRDAFFAATETVAASAALDRLSADTISAYPPGIPTLVAGEQITAVAIAHLTAIKQQGGYVTGGDAPKNFRVIARESQ from the coding sequence ATGCTCGATCAGTCCCAGACTCCCTTGCTCTCGGCGTTGCAGATCAGTAGCCAACGTGTCCATGCTCCGTTTTACGCCCCTGGGCACAAGCGGGGGCAGGGGGCATCGCCTCGGCTTAAGGAGTTGCTGGGGGCAGCGGCGCTGGCGGCGGATCTACCGGAACTGCCGGAGTTGGACAACCTGTTTGCTCCAGAAGGTGTGATTCTGGAGGCCCAGGAGCTAGCTGCTGCGGTCTTTGGGGCTGAGCAAACCTATTTCTTGGCCAACGGTTCCACCTGCGGTATTGAGGCGGCCATTCTCGCCACCGTGGGGCCGGGGGAGAAAATCATTGTGCCGCGCAATGCCCATCGCTCGGTGATTGCGGGGTTGGTGCTGGCAGGGGCGATGCCGGTATTTGTGGCCCCGGAGTACAGCGCCGACCTGGGCCTGGTGCTGGGGGTGAAGGCTGAGGCGATCGCCGCTGCTTTGGCCGCCCATCCCGACTGCCGGGCGGTGCTGCTGGTGTCGCCCACCTACCATGGGGTTTGCTCGGATATTGGGGCGATCGCCGCCCTCACCCACGCCCACGGCATTCCCCTGCTGGTGGATGAAGCCCACGGCCCCCACTTTGCCTTTCACCCCGACCTGCCCACCCCGGTCCTGGCCCTGGGGGCCGACCTGGTGGTGCAGTCTACCCACAAGGTGCTGGGGGCGCTGAGCCAGGCGGCGATGCTCCACATCAGGGGAAATCGTATCGATCGCGCTCGTCTGCAAGCCGCCCTACAACTCACCCAGTCCACCAGCCCCAATGCCCTGCTGCTGGCGTCGCTGGATGCCGCCCGCCACCAGATGGCGACCGAAGGCAAGGCGCTGCTGACGGGAACCCTCGCGCTGGCTCACCAGGTGCGCGTAGACCTGGCCGCCATTCCTGGCCTGCGGGTGATCGATAAATCGGCGGTGACAGCATTCTCCAGCGTCAGCGATCTGGATCTGACTCGGCTGACGGTGGAGGTGTCGGGGCTGGGAATCACGGGGCTGGAGGCGGACGAAATGCTTCACGCAGAGCTGGGCGTCACCGTTGAGCTGCCGGAACTGCGGCACCTGACTTTGATCGTCAGCCTGGGCAATACGGCAGCAGACATGCAGCGGTGCATAGCAGGGTTTCAATCGCTGGCTGCACGCTGTGCCGGTCGGCAATCCAGCCCCGATGCCTGGCACCACCCCACTGTCCCAGAGTATGGCCCCTTGTTTACGCTGCCCGTCATGTCGCCCCGAGACGCCTTCTTTGCGGCCACGGAGACCGTCGCGGCCAGCGCTGCCCTCGATCGCCTCAGTGCCGATACCATTTCGGCCTATCCCCCTGGCATCCCGACGCTGGTGGCGGGGGAGCAGATTACGGCGGTGGCGATCGCCCATCTCACCGCCATCAAACAGCAGGGCGGCTACGTGACCGGCGGCGATGCGCCAAAAAATTTCCGGGTTATAGCCCGAGAGAGCCAATAG
- a CDS encoding DUF427 domain-containing protein, with translation MAKVTWNGVVLAESDACEVVEGNQYFPPDALNMDYFKPISKTTGCPWKGTASYYDIVVDGETNAGAAWYYPDPKPAASNIKGYVAFYRNKVTVEA, from the coding sequence ATGGCCAAAGTGACCTGGAATGGTGTCGTGCTCGCCGAAAGCGACGCCTGCGAAGTGGTGGAAGGCAACCAGTACTTCCCCCCCGACGCGCTGAATATGGACTACTTCAAGCCGATCAGCAAAACCACCGGCTGCCCCTGGAAAGGCACCGCCAGCTACTACGACATCGTGGTCGATGGCGAAACCAACGCCGGAGCCGCCTGGTACTACCCCGACCCCAAGCCCGCCGCCAGCAACATCAAGGGCTACGTGGCGTTTTACCGCAATAAGGTGACGGTGGAAGCTTAA
- the ilvC gene encoding ketol-acid reductoisomerase, with protein MARMYYDSDANLDLLNGKTVAIIGYGSQGHAHALNLKDSGVNVIVGLYEGSRSTAKAEAEGLTVKPVADAVKLADWVMILLPDEVQRTIYKEAIAPNLEAGNVLLFAHGFNINFGQIVPPADVDVVMVAPKGPGHLVRRTYQEGQGVPCLFAVYQDATGQARDRAMAYAKGIGGTRAGILETTFREETETDLFGEQVVLCGGLSELIKAGFETLVNAGYQPELAYFECLHEVKLIVDLVVEGGLAKMRDSISNTAEYGDYTRGPRIITDETRAEMRKVLKEIQTGQFAREFVLESQSGNAGFTAMRRREAEHPIEEVGKDLRAMFSWLKKA; from the coding sequence ATGGCCCGCATGTACTACGACAGTGACGCCAACTTAGATTTGCTCAACGGCAAAACCGTCGCCATTATCGGCTACGGCTCCCAGGGCCATGCCCACGCCCTCAACCTCAAAGACAGCGGCGTCAACGTCATTGTGGGCCTGTACGAAGGCAGCCGCTCCACCGCCAAGGCCGAGGCCGAAGGGCTGACCGTCAAGCCCGTGGCCGATGCCGTAAAGCTGGCCGACTGGGTGATGATTTTGCTGCCCGACGAAGTGCAGCGCACGATTTATAAAGAGGCGATCGCCCCCAACCTGGAGGCGGGCAACGTGCTGCTGTTTGCCCACGGCTTTAACATCAACTTCGGCCAGATTGTGCCCCCCGCCGATGTGGATGTGGTGATGGTGGCCCCCAAAGGCCCCGGCCACCTGGTGCGCCGCACCTACCAGGAGGGCCAGGGGGTGCCCTGCCTCTTTGCCGTGTATCAAGATGCTACCGGTCAGGCTCGCGATCGCGCCATGGCCTACGCCAAGGGCATCGGCGGCACCCGCGCCGGCATCCTCGAAACCACCTTCCGCGAGGAGACCGAAACCGACCTGTTCGGTGAGCAGGTGGTGCTCTGCGGCGGCCTCAGCGAGCTGATCAAAGCCGGGTTTGAAACCCTGGTAAATGCCGGTTACCAGCCCGAGCTGGCCTACTTTGAGTGCCTGCACGAAGTGAAGCTGATTGTGGATCTGGTGGTCGAGGGCGGCCTGGCCAAAATGCGCGACAGCATCTCCAACACCGCTGAGTACGGCGACTACACCCGTGGCCCCCGCATTATCACCGACGAAACCCGCGCCGAAATGCGCAAGGTGCTGAAGGAAATTCAGACCGGCCAGTTTGCCCGCGAATTTGTGCTGGAAAGCCAGTCGGGCAACGCCGGGTTCACCGCCATGCGCCGCCGCGAAGCCGAGCACCCGATCGAGGAGGTGGGTAAGGACCTGCGGGCGATGTTTAGCTGGCTGAAGAAAGCGTAG
- a CDS encoding argininosuccinate synthase, translated as MGRAEKVVLAYSGGVDTTVCIPYLMQEWGVNEVITLAADLGQGDELEPIRLKALNAGVKESLVADLTEEFITDYAFPAIQANALYENRYPLSTALARPLIAKALVEAANRYGADAVAHGCTGKGNDQVRFDVAIAALNPSLKVLAPAREWGMGREEAIAYGEKNGLSFQVKKSSPYSIDRNLLGRSIEAGPLEDPMTEPLEEVFLMTEAIENTPNEPEYVDIGFTKGLPTSLNGQALGPVALITQLNAIAGRHGVGRIDMIENRLVGIKSREIYEAPALLVLIDAHRDLESLTLTADVTQYKRGIEETYSRLVYNGLWYSPLKLALDAFIQQTQERVTGTVRVKLFKGTNRVVGRQSDLALYSDALSTYSADDQFDHKAAEGFIYVWGLPTRVWSEKLRG; from the coding sequence ATGGGTCGCGCAGAGAAAGTTGTCCTAGCCTATTCCGGTGGCGTCGATACCACCGTGTGTATTCCCTACCTGATGCAGGAATGGGGCGTAAACGAGGTAATTACTCTAGCGGCAGACCTGGGCCAGGGCGATGAGCTAGAGCCGATTCGCCTCAAGGCTTTAAATGCCGGGGTGAAAGAATCGCTGGTGGCCGACCTGACCGAGGAATTTATCACCGACTACGCCTTTCCCGCCATTCAGGCCAACGCCCTGTACGAAAACCGCTACCCCCTCTCCACCGCCCTGGCCCGCCCGCTGATCGCCAAGGCCCTGGTGGAGGCCGCCAATCGCTACGGGGCCGATGCGGTGGCCCACGGCTGCACCGGCAAGGGCAACGACCAGGTGCGCTTTGACGTGGCGATCGCCGCCCTCAACCCTAGCCTCAAGGTGCTGGCCCCCGCCCGCGAATGGGGCATGGGCCGCGAAGAAGCTATTGCCTACGGCGAAAAAAATGGCCTCAGCTTTCAGGTGAAAAAGTCGAGCCCCTACTCCATCGATCGCAACCTGCTGGGCCGCAGCATTGAGGCCGGGCCGCTGGAAGACCCGATGACCGAGCCCCTCGAAGAAGTGTTTTTGATGACCGAGGCGATCGAAAACACCCCCAACGAGCCGGAATATGTCGATATCGGCTTTACCAAGGGCCTGCCCACCAGCCTCAACGGCCAAGCCCTCGGCCCGGTGGCGCTGATCACGCAGCTGAATGCGATCGCCGGTCGCCACGGCGTGGGCCGCATCGACATGATCGAAAACCGCCTGGTGGGCATCAAGTCGCGCGAAATTTACGAAGCCCCGGCCCTGCTGGTGCTGATCGACGCCCACCGCGACCTGGAGAGCCTGACGCTGACGGCAGATGTCACCCAGTACAAGCGCGGCATCGAAGAGACCTACAGCCGCCTGGTCTACAACGGCCTCTGGTACAGCCCCCTGAAGCTGGCGCTAGATGCGTTTATTCAGCAGACCCAGGAGCGGGTGACGGGCACCGTGCGGGTGAAGCTGTTTAAGGGCACCAACCGGGTGGTGGGCCGCCAGTCTGATCTGGCCCTCTACAGCGATGCCCTGTCTACCTACAGCGCTGACGACCAGTTTGACCACAAGGCCGCCGAGGGCTTTATCTACGTGTGGGGGCTGCCCACCCGCGTCTGGTCTGAGAAGCTGCGGGGGTAA
- a CDS encoding type II toxin-antitoxin system VapC family toxin, whose protein sequence is MTYLLDTCVISELVAKRPNPSVVTWIDSQLPTDLHLSVITIGEIAKGTSKLAPSRRKDSLTTWLNQTLPNRFRERILGIDTATMMLWGDMVGRLEKQGTPMPLLDSLIAAIAIQNSLQLVTRNIDDFAATGIVMFNPWLE, encoded by the coding sequence GTGACCTATTTACTGGATACGTGCGTCATCTCAGAGTTGGTAGCCAAGCGTCCTAACCCATCCGTTGTGACGTGGATTGATAGTCAGCTTCCAACGGATCTTCATTTAAGCGTCATCACCATCGGCGAAATTGCCAAAGGTACCAGTAAACTTGCTCCCTCTCGCCGTAAAGACAGCTTGACGACCTGGCTCAATCAAACGCTTCCCAATCGCTTCAGAGAACGTATTCTAGGCATCGATACGGCCACGATGATGCTGTGGGGAGATATGGTAGGACGGCTGGAGAAGCAGGGAACACCAATGCCGCTTCTAGACTCTTTGATTGCGGCCATAGCAATCCAGAACTCTCTCCAGTTAGTTACTCGAAACATTGATGACTTTGCTGCGACAGGGATCGTAATGTTTAACCCTTGGTTAGAGTAA
- a CDS encoding GUN4 domain-containing protein, with translation MLYPSQMPSIFISYRRSDSQADVGRIYDRLIDHFGREAVFKDVDDIPAGADFREFLNRTLSECKVLLAVIGPGWLNAADEYSNRRLDNPADWVRLEVAEALRRKDIIVVPLLVSNARMPKVDELPPDLKELAYRNSREARPDPDFGKDMNRLISGLEQHSEKFYKSSVSPLLSSANISRQKFIKLGSLCGFGLISVLGIRQLTENIPSNSYYFHLKELLNGKRWREADQETFNVIMKIADREFEGWLDTSSLENFDCDALARIDQLWTSASNGKFGFSVQKDIYINDCGGTADGRLNENTWNCFGIKVGWLMPGETNWIDYSNLLFVSSAPRGHLPGGQWARENLIALLPRIKICSSSTVN, from the coding sequence ATGCTCTACCCTTCACAGATGCCATCAATCTTCATCTCCTACCGCCGTAGCGATAGCCAAGCTGACGTAGGGCGCATTTATGATCGCCTAATAGATCACTTTGGTCGAGAGGCGGTATTTAAGGATGTAGACGACATCCCTGCTGGGGCAGATTTTCGAGAGTTTTTGAATCGTACCCTCAGCGAGTGCAAGGTCTTGCTAGCGGTCATCGGTCCTGGCTGGTTAAATGCCGCTGATGAATACAGTAATCGACGGCTAGACAACCCTGCCGATTGGGTGCGATTGGAAGTTGCAGAAGCGCTGAGGCGAAAGGATATCATTGTTGTACCGTTACTGGTGAGTAATGCTCGGATGCCCAAGGTAGATGAGTTACCACCTGACTTGAAAGAGTTAGCTTACCGTAACAGTCGTGAAGCACGGCCCGATCCTGACTTCGGCAAAGACATGAACCGATTAATCAGTGGGCTAGAACAACACTCTGAGAAGTTTTATAAATCATCAGTTTCTCCCCTGCTAAGTAGTGCAAATATATCTCGACAGAAATTTATAAAATTGGGCAGTCTATGCGGATTCGGCTTGATTTCAGTGCTTGGTATCAGGCAGCTTACAGAGAATATTCCATCGAATTCCTATTATTTTCATTTAAAGGAATTGCTGAATGGAAAAAGGTGGAGAGAAGCTGACCAAGAAACATTCAATGTAATCATGAAAATTGCCGACCGAGAATTTGAAGGATGGTTAGACACTTCAAGTCTTGAGAATTTCGATTGTGATGCTTTGGCAAGGATAGATCAGTTATGGACAAGCGCTAGTAATGGTAAATTTGGGTTCAGTGTGCAAAAAGATATTTATATAAATGACTGCGGCGGCACGGCGGATGGGAGATTAAATGAAAACACTTGGAACTGTTTTGGTATTAAAGTTGGCTGGTTGATGCCCGGAGAAACTAACTGGATTGATTATTCAAATCTACTTTTTGTAAGCTCTGCACCTAGAGGTCATCTTCCTGGGGGGCAGTGGGCAAGGGAAAACTTGATTGCCCTCTTGCCTCGGATCAAGATTTGTAGTTCTAGTACAGTTAATTAG
- a CDS encoding helix-turn-helix transcriptional regulator has product MVITEQYSMSGQSQQATLMDLRNRAGLTRREVANALGVTEKTIYVWETSENPPKMTVAQVQKLLDVLDCTLDELAIGTRKGID; this is encoded by the coding sequence ATGGTAATTACCGAGCAGTATAGTATGTCTGGTCAGAGTCAGCAAGCCACGCTGATGGATTTGCGCAACCGGGCGGGGCTGACCCGCCGTGAGGTGGCAAATGCGCTGGGAGTTACCGAAAAGACAATCTATGTGTGGGAAACCAGCGAAAACCCACCAAAAATGACGGTTGCTCAGGTGCAGAAGCTATTAGACGTTTTGGACTGTACGCTGGACGAGCTGGCGATCGGAACAAGGAAGGGCATTGACTGA
- a CDS encoding prolipoprotein diacylglyceryl transferase, protein MTFPVYLGFGLFKLHPHFVFEVVAYGVAMGLLRRSVKSDAIPLSQRSSVVVGGLIGALVGAKILVLLQHVDLLGSDWRGWLLLGLQGKTVVGALLGGLIGVELTKKWIGLRRSTGDAFVFPLLVGTAIGRVGCFLTGLSDRTYGTVTTLPWGIDFGDGLPRHPTQLYEVGFLIILGLLLAWHRQRGLPSGRLFQLYLVGYLSFRFVVDFLKPDFQPLLGLSFIQLACLLGVAYGLRQLSRQTVTVS, encoded by the coding sequence ATGACTTTCCCTGTCTATCTGGGGTTTGGCCTCTTCAAGCTTCACCCCCATTTTGTGTTTGAGGTGGTGGCCTACGGCGTGGCCATGGGGCTGCTGCGCCGCAGCGTAAAAAGCGACGCCATCCCCCTGAGCCAGCGCAGCTCGGTGGTGGTGGGTGGGCTGATTGGGGCGCTGGTGGGGGCCAAAATTTTGGTGCTGCTTCAGCATGTCGATCTGCTGGGGAGCGACTGGCGAGGGTGGCTGCTGCTGGGCTTGCAGGGCAAAACGGTGGTGGGGGCGCTGCTGGGCGGGCTAATCGGCGTCGAGCTGACCAAAAAATGGATTGGCCTGAGGCGATCGACCGGCGATGCTTTTGTATTCCCGTTGCTGGTGGGGACGGCGATCGGGCGGGTGGGGTGCTTTTTGACCGGGCTGAGCGATCGCACCTACGGCACCGTCACCACCCTGCCCTGGGGCATCGACTTTGGCGACGGTCTGCCCCGCCACCCCACCCAGCTCTACGAGGTAGGGTTCTTAATTATTTTGGGATTGCTTCTGGCCTGGCATCGTCAACGCGGTCTTCCCAGCGGCAGGCTGTTTCAGCTCTACCTGGTCGGCTACCTGAGCTTTCGCTTTGTGGTTGATTTTCTCAAACCCGATTTTCAGCCGCTCTTAGGGCTAAGCTTTATTCAACTCGCCTGCCTGCTAGGGGTCGCCTATGGCTTGCGACAGCTTTCTCGTCAGACAGTAACCGTTTCCTGA
- a CDS encoding radical SAM protein yields the protein MATRPYLFYALTNSLCSRCLGKVEAKIVFQDGGVYLHKHCPAHGREAVLIADDEEYYRQTQAFLKPGDMPLKFNTPIRHGCPYDCGLCPDHEQHSCLTLIELTDRCNLSCPICYADSGVEETNAASQPRRHRSLAAIERMLDAVVANEGSPQVVQLSGGEPTLHPDFFAVLDLVKARPIQHLMVNTNGLRIAQDAEFCDRLATYKPGIEIYLQFDSFEAAALRELRGADLREMRQKAIDRLNDLNLSTTLVVTLKQGLNDHEIGKIIDYALAQRCVRGVTFQPIQAAGRLEGFEAGRDRYTLTAVRRAILDQSPHFKPQDILPVPCHPDSLAMAYALKLKGQVVPLTGLFSTPTFVEMMPNSVLYEQDPQLRQKIFELFSTSHSPQSSASALKQLLCCLPQVAVPTGITYENIFRIMIVQFLDAYNFDVRSVKRSCIHIVHPDGRLIPFDTYNLFYREGSAGAAKLAEVQAATPVPAP from the coding sequence ATGGCCACCCGCCCCTACCTGTTCTACGCCCTGACCAACAGCCTGTGCTCGCGCTGTCTGGGCAAAGTTGAGGCCAAAATTGTCTTCCAAGACGGGGGCGTGTATCTGCACAAGCACTGCCCCGCCCATGGGCGCGAAGCGGTGCTGATTGCCGACGACGAAGAGTATTACCGGCAGACCCAGGCGTTTCTCAAACCGGGGGATATGCCGCTGAAGTTCAACACGCCGATTCGCCACGGCTGCCCCTACGACTGCGGCCTCTGCCCCGACCACGAGCAGCACAGCTGCCTGACGCTAATCGAGCTGACCGATCGCTGCAATCTGAGCTGCCCGATCTGCTACGCCGACTCGGGCGTTGAGGAAACCAACGCCGCCAGCCAGCCCCGCCGCCACCGCTCTCTGGCGGCAATCGAGCGCATGCTGGATGCGGTGGTGGCCAACGAGGGCTCGCCTCAGGTGGTGCAGCTCAGCGGCGGTGAGCCCACCCTGCACCCTGACTTTTTTGCGGTGCTGGATCTGGTCAAGGCCCGACCGATTCAGCATTTGATGGTCAACACCAACGGTCTGCGAATTGCTCAGGATGCGGAGTTTTGCGATCGCCTCGCCACCTACAAACCCGGCATCGAAATCTACCTGCAATTTGACAGCTTTGAGGCAGCAGCCCTGCGCGAGCTGCGGGGGGCCGACCTGCGGGAGATGCGCCAAAAAGCGATCGATCGCCTCAACGACCTCAACCTCTCCACTACCCTGGTGGTCACCCTCAAGCAGGGGCTCAACGACCACGAAATTGGCAAAATTATCGACTACGCCCTGGCCCAGCGGTGCGTGCGCGGCGTCACCTTTCAGCCCATTCAGGCGGCGGGGCGGCTAGAGGGGTTTGAGGCGGGGCGCGATCGCTACACCCTGACCGCCGTGCGCCGCGCCATTCTCGACCAGAGCCCCCACTTCAAGCCGCAAGATATTTTGCCGGTGCCCTGCCACCCCGACTCCCTGGCGATGGCCTACGCCCTCAAGCTCAAGGGCCAGGTGGTGCCGCTGACGGGCCTGTTCTCCACGCCGACCTTTGTGGAAATGATGCCCAACTCGGTGCTCTACGAGCAAGACCCCCAGCTCAGGCAGAAGATTTTTGAGCTGTTTTCCACCAGCCACTCCCCCCAGTCGTCGGCCAGTGCCCTCAAGCAATTGCTCTGCTGCCTGCCCCAGGTCGCGGTGCCTACGGGCATTACCTACGAAAATATTTTTCGCATTATGATTGTGCAGTTTCTCGATGCCTACAACTTCGATGTGCGATCGGTGAAGCGATCGTGCATTCACATCGTCCACCCCGATGGCCGCCTCATCCCCTTCGACACCTACAACTTGTTTTACCGGGAGGGCAGTGCTGGAGCCGCTAAACTGGCCGAGGTTCAGGCTGCTACCCCCGTCCCAGCGCCATGA
- a CDS encoding YqaE/Pmp3 family membrane protein, producing MDFFRIVVAIFLPPLGVFLQEGIGAQFWINILLTLLGYIPGIIHAVWVIVRR from the coding sequence ATGGACTTTTTCAGAATTGTAGTAGCTATTTTTCTGCCACCCCTGGGGGTTTTTCTTCAGGAAGGGATAGGCGCTCAATTTTGGATCAATATTCTCTTAACTCTCCTGGGCTACATACCCGGAATTATCCATGCGGTTTGGGTAATTGTTAGGCGCTAG
- a CDS encoding DUF1206 domain-containing protein, which translates to MNIQEFIPDDNQPEKWVERLARFGYAAKGIVYMIIGLLAVMAALDWGGRITGTEGAFQTIASQPFGKVMLFLVAVGLAGYVLWQFVQAIKDPEHRASGASGIGRRLSYAVSGLIYAGLAFSALKVVFAQGTGDGGSGSQQQTATLLSQPFGQWLVAAVGAASIAYGCFAFYYAYSKQFRRALKLGEMSASTEKWMVRISRFGYTAKGVVAFIIGYFFIQAARASDASQAGTTETALQAIQQRPHGAWLMGIVALGLIAYGIHLEFQARYRRISP; encoded by the coding sequence ATGAATATTCAAGAGTTCATTCCTGACGACAATCAGCCCGAGAAATGGGTTGAGCGATTGGCGCGATTTGGCTACGCCGCCAAGGGAATTGTCTATATGATTATTGGGCTGCTTGCAGTGATGGCAGCCCTCGACTGGGGCGGCAGAATCACGGGCACCGAGGGGGCTTTTCAGACGATTGCCTCGCAGCCCTTCGGCAAGGTGATGCTGTTTTTGGTGGCGGTGGGGCTGGCGGGCTACGTGCTCTGGCAGTTCGTGCAGGCGATCAAAGACCCCGAGCATCGAGCGTCTGGGGCCTCCGGCATCGGCAGGCGTCTCTCCTATGCAGTCAGTGGTTTAATCTACGCCGGTCTAGCCTTTTCTGCCCTGAAGGTGGTCTTTGCCCAGGGGACGGGCGACGGTGGCTCTGGCAGCCAGCAGCAGACCGCCACACTGCTCTCCCAGCCCTTTGGCCAGTGGCTGGTGGCTGCCGTGGGGGCAGCCAGTATAGCCTACGGCTGCTTTGCCTTTTACTACGCCTATTCCAAGCAGTTTCGCCGCGCCCTCAAGCTGGGAGAAATGAGCGCCAGCACAGAAAAGTGGATGGTTCGCATCAGCCGGTTTGGGTACACGGCTAAGGGGGTTGTGGCCTTTATCATTGGCTACTTTTTTATCCAGGCCGCCCGCGCCTCCGACGCCAGCCAGGCCGGCACGACGGAGACGGCCCTGCAAGCGATTCAGCAGCGGCCCCACGGTGCCTGGCTGATGGGTATCGTAGCCCTGGGTCTGATCGCCTACGGCATTCATCTGGAGTTTCAGGCCCGCTACCGCCGCATTTCTCCCTAG
- a CDS encoding phosphatase PAP2 family protein, giving the protein MARWVTVQTLRGGWYRFWQDSRQVPPGVWRRWWGTLALGLGLCAVVTLGLTVWAKGYADRGLQAWDARLLPLLADGLPLNFSRSITWESPGNLLGMLPVVGGFVGIMVARSQPLLAAAMATAYGLQFPLVWIGWGYWNRGRPDAIAGGVAASGLHSFPSGHTVVVITVYGLLAYLWCRASRSGLERLLIALVVTLWIGLILSSRLVLGAHWPSDVLVGMVIGGLWLTAVIVALGRVEEGWRKPQ; this is encoded by the coding sequence ATGGCACGGTGGGTAACGGTTCAAACGCTCAGGGGAGGGTGGTACCGGTTTTGGCAGGATAGCCGCCAGGTACCTCCAGGGGTGTGGCGGCGGTGGTGGGGTACTCTGGCGCTGGGTCTGGGGCTGTGTGCGGTGGTTACGCTGGGGCTGACAGTCTGGGCTAAGGGCTATGCCGATCGCGGGTTGCAGGCGTGGGATGCCCGCCTCTTGCCCCTGCTGGCTGACGGGCTGCCCCTGAACTTTTCTCGATCGATTACCTGGGAGTCGCCGGGCAATTTGCTGGGCATGCTGCCCGTGGTGGGAGGGTTTGTGGGGATTATGGTGGCGCGATCGCAGCCGCTGCTGGCCGCCGCCATGGCCACCGCCTACGGCCTGCAATTTCCCCTGGTGTGGATTGGCTGGGGCTACTGGAACCGAGGTCGCCCCGATGCGATCGCAGGCGGGGTGGCGGCCTCGGGGCTGCATTCGTTTCCGTCAGGGCATACCGTCGTGGTGATCACGGTCTATGGGCTGCTGGCCTACCTGTGGTGCCGCGCCTCGCGCAGCGGCCTCGAAAGGCTGCTGATCGCCCTGGTTGTAACCCTCTGGATCGGACTGATTCTCAGCTCGCGCCTGGTGCTGGGAGCCCACTGGCCTAGCGATGTGCTGGTGGGGATGGTGATTGGCGGGCTGTGGCTGACGGCGGTAATTGTCGCCCTCGGCCGGGTCGAGGAGGGCTGGCGCAAGCCGCAGTAG